The following coding sequences are from one Pusillimonas sp. DMV24BSW_D window:
- a CDS encoding amino acid ABC transporter permease has translation MTFPANRRSSHFARWSWRNARVRAWIYQLAMLLGIGLLVYWLVDNTLVNLAARNISTGFGFLEREAGFAISESPVAYRPADSYARALWVGILNTLKVAALGVVLATLLGSLIGIARLSGNRLLAAVATAYIEVMRNIPLLLQLFFWYALITQSLPSPRLALEPMSGVFLSNRGLTVPWLSGVNGSVFWLALFAVVLYLIVAVCLGRKAKTAYLPGKAWALMGLLFVLAVSFAITITLSPGLHLSVPELKGFNFAGGATLSPEFTALLLGLVLYTAAFVAEVVRSGIQSVGAGQWQAGRALGLRDGQVLLRIILPQALRVIVPPMTSQYLNLTKNSSLAVAIGYPDIVSIANTTLNQTGQAIEGVLIIMAAYLTVSLSISAVMNLYNRRIALKER, from the coding sequence ATGACTTTTCCTGCAAATCGACGCTCTTCCCATTTTGCCCGTTGGTCGTGGCGCAACGCCAGGGTGCGAGCCTGGATATACCAGTTGGCCATGTTGCTGGGGATTGGTTTGCTAGTTTATTGGTTAGTCGACAACACACTGGTTAATTTGGCCGCCCGCAACATTTCAACCGGGTTCGGTTTTCTGGAGCGGGAGGCGGGTTTCGCAATCAGCGAGAGCCCGGTCGCTTATCGTCCTGCCGACTCGTACGCCCGTGCGTTATGGGTTGGCATTCTGAATACGTTGAAAGTCGCGGCCCTTGGGGTGGTTTTGGCGACTTTGCTGGGTAGTCTTATCGGCATTGCCCGCTTATCGGGCAATCGGCTGCTGGCTGCAGTGGCAACGGCCTATATTGAAGTGATGCGTAATATCCCTTTGTTGTTGCAGCTGTTTTTCTGGTACGCCCTTATTACGCAAAGCTTACCTTCACCCCGGCTGGCACTGGAGCCGATGTCGGGTGTGTTTTTATCTAACCGGGGTTTAACTGTTCCGTGGCTGTCGGGAGTGAATGGTTCAGTTTTCTGGTTGGCATTGTTTGCGGTCGTATTGTATTTAATTGTTGCAGTGTGTTTAGGCCGCAAAGCAAAAACAGCCTACCTACCGGGCAAGGCGTGGGCACTGATGGGTCTGTTGTTTGTTTTGGCGGTTTCATTCGCAATCACGATTACGCTCTCGCCAGGGCTTCATTTAAGCGTGCCCGAATTGAAAGGTTTTAATTTTGCCGGAGGTGCAACACTAAGCCCGGAGTTCACTGCCCTGTTGTTGGGGCTGGTGCTGTATACCGCGGCCTTTGTCGCTGAGGTGGTGCGGTCTGGTATTCAGTCGGTGGGGGCGGGGCAATGGCAGGCTGGTCGTGCCCTGGGATTACGCGATGGCCAGGTGCTACTCCGGATTATTCTTCCTCAGGCGCTACGGGTGATTGTGCCGCCGATGACAAGCCAATATTTGAACCTAACCAAAAACAGTTCTCTGGCTGTTGCAATTGGTTATCCCGATATTGTCTCAATTGCCAATACAACACTGAATCAAACGGGTCAGGCGATTGAAGGAGTTTTGATTATTATGGCCGCCTATTTAACGGTCAGCTTGTCGATATCGGCCGTGATGAATTTGTATAACCGGCGTATTGCGCTAAAGGAGCGGTAA
- the mutY gene encoding A/G-specific adenine glycosylase: MTISTNTPPPKIGVETFAQTVSNWQKTEGRHHLPWQNTQDPYRIWLSEIMLQQTQVGTVIDYYHRFLKRFPTLADLARASQADVLAYWAGLGYYARARNLHRCAQTVMEQWGGKFPETPEQIATLPGIGRSTAAAIAAFSFGGRAPILDGNVKRVFTRFFGVFGYPGKKAVETELWSIAQAILDQGPRDLDMISYTQGLMDLGATRCTRTKPDCTHCPLTTSCYANLNNAQKALPSARPRKLVPQRECHMLILLHNDNVLLEKRPQTGIWGGLWCLPQFNEFDALENACVNWGVKPSAQSKMATLQHTFTHFKLQITPWWLTVKRLPLAEPNNEHCWQPLNLLADTGLPAPVQKILHGVRQSVLSNNKD, from the coding sequence ATGACCATTTCTACAAATACGCCGCCACCAAAAATAGGTGTCGAGACCTTCGCTCAAACTGTATCGAACTGGCAAAAAACAGAAGGTCGCCATCATCTGCCGTGGCAAAACACCCAGGACCCTTACCGTATTTGGCTATCGGAGATTATGCTGCAGCAAACGCAGGTTGGCACGGTAATCGACTACTATCACCGCTTCCTGAAGCGATTCCCCACGTTAGCCGATTTGGCTCGGGCGTCCCAGGCAGACGTACTGGCATACTGGGCCGGCCTGGGTTACTACGCCCGGGCTCGCAACCTTCACCGCTGCGCGCAAACCGTTATGGAACAATGGGGCGGAAAATTCCCGGAAACACCAGAGCAAATCGCAACACTACCGGGTATTGGGCGCTCTACCGCCGCAGCCATTGCAGCATTTTCATTTGGGGGGCGTGCCCCCATTCTGGATGGTAATGTAAAGCGCGTCTTTACCCGGTTTTTTGGTGTATTTGGCTATCCCGGCAAGAAAGCAGTTGAAACAGAGCTTTGGTCTATTGCACAAGCTATTCTAGACCAAGGTCCCCGGGATCTCGATATGATCTCGTATACCCAGGGTTTAATGGACTTGGGAGCAACACGGTGTACGCGAACAAAACCCGATTGCACGCACTGCCCTTTAACCACGTCGTGCTACGCCAACCTTAATAATGCCCAGAAAGCGTTGCCCTCAGCGCGACCACGTAAACTTGTGCCACAGCGGGAATGCCATATGCTGATATTGCTGCACAATGACAATGTGCTGCTGGAAAAACGCCCCCAAACCGGAATTTGGGGCGGGCTCTGGTGTTTACCGCAATTCAACGAATTCGACGCCCTGGAAAACGCCTGCGTGAATTGGGGCGTTAAACCCTCGGCGCAAAGCAAAATGGCAACGCTGCAGCACACGTTCACACACTTCAAATTGCAGATAACGCCCTGGTGGCTGACAGTTAAACGTTTACCACTGGCAGAACCCAACAACGAACATTGCTGGCAGCCTCTAAACCTGCTGGCCGATACCGGCTTGCCCGCTCCGGTACAAAAAATCCTTCATGGCGTTCGCCAAAGCGTGCTTTCAAACAATAAAGACTAA
- a CDS encoding amino acid ABC transporter permease — protein sequence MATASTYVGVRPVRWYHTLVNTPFNALVTVILVGLLAAILPAAVEWLFLSARFGGDSPQACAQVTGACWTFIAQKHRVILFGLYPYAEQWRPLLACVVLIGIVVLSCRRRFWRPALAIYWFGALTLVGVLMWGGVLGLSFVETRLWGGLPLTLILATVGVGLAFPLGVLLALGRRSDLPAVRSVCVIYIELIRGVPLISLLFMASVMLPLFLPEGLNINKLLRAQIAIVLFVAAYIAETVRGGLQAIPKGQYEGADSLGLGYWQKTLFIVLPQALRAIVGPLVGIFISVLKDTSLVVVIGVFDLMQATKAALADAQWQGFSTEAYLFIGAIYFVLCFSISRYSQSLERQWRQG from the coding sequence ATGGCAACCGCTTCAACATACGTTGGTGTGCGCCCGGTGCGCTGGTATCACACATTGGTCAATACGCCGTTCAACGCCTTGGTCACGGTGATTCTTGTTGGGCTGTTGGCTGCGATATTGCCGGCAGCAGTGGAGTGGCTGTTTTTGTCCGCCCGGTTTGGGGGCGACAGCCCGCAAGCCTGTGCGCAAGTAACTGGTGCCTGCTGGACGTTTATCGCCCAGAAGCATCGGGTTATCTTGTTTGGCTTGTACCCCTATGCAGAACAGTGGCGTCCGTTGCTGGCGTGTGTGGTGCTTATCGGTATTGTTGTACTCAGCTGCCGGCGTCGCTTCTGGCGGCCGGCCCTGGCTATTTACTGGTTTGGGGCGTTAACGCTGGTGGGTGTTCTCATGTGGGGCGGGGTTTTGGGGCTTTCTTTTGTTGAAACCCGCTTGTGGGGCGGCTTACCCCTTACCTTGATTCTGGCCACCGTGGGGGTGGGGCTGGCGTTTCCACTTGGCGTGTTGCTGGCTTTGGGTCGACGCTCCGATTTGCCTGCCGTACGGTCGGTGTGTGTGATTTATATCGAATTGATTCGCGGTGTGCCGTTGATCAGTTTGTTGTTTATGGCTTCAGTGATGCTACCGTTGTTTCTACCCGAAGGCCTTAACATTAACAAATTGTTGCGCGCCCAAATTGCCATTGTTTTGTTCGTGGCCGCCTATATTGCTGAAACTGTTCGTGGTGGCTTACAGGCGATCCCCAAAGGGCAGTACGAAGGGGCAGACTCATTGGGCCTGGGGTACTGGCAAAAGACGCTTTTTATTGTGCTGCCTCAGGCGCTCAGGGCTATTGTCGGGCCGCTGGTTGGTATTTTTATCTCTGTGCTGAAAGACACGTCTTTGGTGGTTGTTATTGGTGTATTCGATCTCATGCAAGCGACCAAGGCTGCGTTGGCCGATGCCCAATGGCAAGGGTTTAGCACCGAAGCTTACTTGTTCATTGGGGCTATTTATTTTGTTCTATGTTTTTCCATTTCCCGGTATAGCCAGTCGCTTGAAAGACAATGGCGTCAAGGCTGA
- a CDS encoding cell division protein FtsX, with translation MRRWIRHHRYALAIAFRRLLSNPFSSLANLLVIALTLTLPIIGTAFLVAAQPVVKQVSITPEITLFIDLPHDQEKAQSIATRIRNEHETDVANVRVIPRDQAMNNLKGNPAWSDALAVLPDNPLPHAVVITLKETEDLPERVATLTNLWKNLDGVGTVQHDAAWVQRLAAILAFLRVGLGLMAAGVVLVVLATVFNTVRMQALSQREEIAVARLVGATESFVRRPFLYLGALTGVLASIAAIIFAKLALIPMNENLATLAGTYNAQLALSLPNTHHLLLAILTVAVLAALSARWSVTRNTRF, from the coding sequence ATGAGACGCTGGATACGCCATCACCGTTATGCGTTAGCAATCGCTTTTCGACGCCTGCTGTCGAATCCATTTTCATCATTGGCGAACTTGCTGGTTATTGCCCTGACCTTAACGCTACCCATCATCGGCACCGCTTTTCTGGTCGCCGCGCAACCGGTTGTCAAACAAGTTTCCATCACGCCTGAAATTACCTTGTTTATCGACCTCCCACACGATCAGGAAAAGGCGCAAAGCATCGCTACCCGAATTCGCAACGAACATGAAACCGACGTTGCAAATGTACGCGTTATTCCCAGGGACCAGGCCATGAACAACCTGAAGGGCAATCCGGCGTGGTCGGATGCGCTGGCCGTACTTCCCGATAATCCCCTTCCCCACGCAGTCGTCATCACGCTTAAGGAAACCGAAGATTTACCTGAGCGCGTCGCCACCCTGACGAACCTTTGGAAAAATCTGGACGGCGTTGGTACCGTGCAGCACGACGCAGCCTGGGTCCAACGGTTAGCGGCCATTCTGGCGTTTCTTCGGGTTGGCCTGGGTTTAATGGCCGCAGGTGTCGTGCTGGTTGTTTTAGCCACCGTGTTCAACACAGTACGTATGCAAGCTTTGAGCCAGCGGGAAGAAATCGCTGTCGCCCGCCTCGTTGGCGCAACAGAGTCGTTTGTTCGACGCCCATTTCTTTATCTGGGTGCCCTTACAGGCGTTCTCGCAAGCATTGCCGCCATTATTTTCGCAAAACTGGCGCTGATTCCAATGAACGAAAATCTGGCAACGTTAGCCGGTACTTACAACGCCCAACTGGCGCTTAGCCTGCCTAACACACACCATCTATTGCTGGCCATATTAACCGTTGCTGTTTTGGCAGCCTTATCGGCGCGTTGGTCTGTTACCCGAAATACCCGCTTTTAA
- the rodA gene encoding rod shape-determining protein RodA has product MKQYFRWVLKVLTVFDWPLLALLILMAGLGLVIMHSAVGGTDWRFASQVRNYFLAFIALWFVAAVPPKYWLKLAPALYVVGVVLLVAVEFFGETSKGATRWLDLGVIRIQPSEMLKLTVPMMLAWYFQQLETKRMRLLDLLAAIILLAIPFVLIVRQPDLGTALLVLLSGFFVIYFAGLSFRLLVPLGLVMAVGLGTMVYFETDICQPEVDWVVMHEYQKNRVCTLLNPSSDPLGKGFHTIQSMIAIGSGGVYGKGYMEGTQAHLDFVPERTTDFIFAVYAEEFGLYGGVMLLVLFALFIVRGLFISARATTQFGRLLAGALSMTFFVYVFVNIGMVTGILPVVGVPLPFMSYGGTALLTLGIACGLLMSINHYRQPSQAR; this is encoded by the coding sequence TGTTGAAAGTTTTAACGGTTTTTGACTGGCCTTTATTGGCTTTGTTGATTTTGATGGCCGGCTTGGGTCTGGTGATTATGCACTCTGCGGTTGGCGGCACCGATTGGCGCTTTGCCAGTCAAGTGCGCAATTATTTTCTGGCGTTTATTGCACTGTGGTTTGTTGCGGCAGTGCCCCCAAAATATTGGTTAAAACTAGCCCCTGCGCTCTATGTGGTGGGTGTTGTGCTGCTTGTCGCCGTGGAGTTTTTTGGTGAAACCAGTAAAGGCGCCACCCGCTGGCTCGATCTGGGTGTTATCCGCATTCAGCCCTCTGAAATGTTGAAGTTAACCGTGCCGATGATGTTGGCCTGGTACTTTCAGCAGCTCGAAACCAAACGCATGCGGCTATTGGATCTTCTTGCCGCGATTATTCTGCTGGCTATTCCGTTTGTTTTAATTGTGCGTCAGCCCGATCTGGGTACCGCACTATTGGTCTTGTTGTCGGGTTTTTTCGTTATTTATTTTGCCGGCTTGTCCTTCAGGCTTTTGGTGCCCTTGGGGCTGGTCATGGCGGTTGGCTTGGGTACCATGGTTTATTTTGAAACTGATATTTGCCAACCTGAGGTGGACTGGGTCGTAATGCATGAATATCAGAAGAATCGAGTTTGCACATTGCTTAACCCCAGCTCCGACCCGCTTGGGAAAGGTTTTCACACGATTCAGTCAATGATCGCCATCGGTTCCGGGGGCGTTTATGGCAAAGGGTATATGGAAGGAACCCAAGCGCATCTTGATTTTGTTCCCGAGCGTACAACCGATTTTATTTTTGCGGTATATGCGGAAGAGTTTGGTCTGTATGGCGGGGTCATGCTTTTGGTGTTGTTTGCGCTTTTTATTGTGCGCGGGCTATTTATTTCGGCACGCGCAACGACCCAATTCGGCCGTTTGCTTGCGGGTGCGCTTTCAATGACCTTTTTCGTTTATGTGTTCGTGAATATCGGTATGGTCACGGGCATTTTGCCGGTGGTTGGGGTACCCCTGCCGTTTATGAGTTATGGCGGTACGGCCTTGTTAACCTTGGGCATCGCGTGCGGCCTATTAATGAGTATTAATCACTACCGCCAACCGTCTCAGGCGCGTTAG
- a CDS encoding cell division ATP-binding protein FtsE: MIEFQHVFKSYGRSRNILADINFRIEAGEFVFVSGPSGAGKSTLLKLIGGLEPPSRGSITVNKNRIDKMPGRARPYLRRAVGVILQDTHLLFDRSAFENVLLPLTVVGLERAQAVTRARAALDKVGLAGKEDLNPVEMSGGEQQRLAIARAIVNRPAILIADEPTANLDHESARRIMDVFRDFNRVGVTTLIASHDTSLMATYASRTLQILPGRFTDLRGVQA; this comes from the coding sequence ATGATTGAGTTTCAACACGTTTTCAAATCCTATGGCCGGAGCCGAAACATTCTGGCCGACATCAACTTCCGTATTGAAGCGGGGGAATTCGTTTTTGTTTCAGGCCCCTCGGGTGCTGGAAAATCCACGCTGCTGAAGCTCATTGGTGGGCTTGAACCCCCCAGCCGCGGCAGTATTACGGTAAACAAGAACCGCATTGATAAAATGCCGGGCCGCGCAAGACCCTATTTGCGCCGGGCCGTAGGTGTTATCTTGCAAGACACCCATCTGCTGTTTGACCGCAGCGCTTTTGAAAACGTGCTGTTGCCCCTTACCGTTGTCGGGCTCGAACGGGCTCAAGCCGTTACTCGGGCCCGGGCGGCACTTGATAAGGTGGGTTTAGCAGGCAAAGAAGACTTGAATCCGGTTGAAATGTCGGGCGGCGAACAACAACGCCTGGCGATTGCGCGCGCCATTGTGAATCGCCCCGCCATTCTGATTGCCGATGAACCCACAGCCAATCTGGACCATGAAAGCGCCCGACGCATCATGGATGTGTTTCGTGACTTCAACCGGGTGGGTGTCACCACGCTGATCGCCTCTCACGATACCTCTTTAATGGCTACCTACGCTTCACGCACGCTGCAAATACTCCCTGGCCGCTTCACTGATTTACGCGGGGTGCAGGCATGA